A stretch of the Myxosarcina sp. GI1 genome encodes the following:
- a CDS encoding response regulator yields the protein MSKTKTFITTGSFNFQFDLKDHNILIVDDNPTNLAVIVNYLETSGLTILVSQDGESSLKRAKYAKPSIILLDVLMPGIDGYETCRRLKSDSETKDIPVIFMTALSSTEDKVKGFKFGAVDYVTKPIQPEEVFARIKLHLELRYMTNTLARQNKILQIEIEQRKTAEKKLSAINNRLQGEIKERIEAQKNLKMLNGRLETIVESRTIDLKLINQNLQHTIAERKKAEAKVRNSLQEKELLLKEIHHRVKNNLLVVSNLLDFQTDYIEDPEILKMFDNSKHKIESMALIHEQLYNSSDLKQLNFNNYIVALVDKLSYSYDTSTKGIKISLDIDDIYLNIETANPCGLIINELVANALEHAFPNHQKGNILLTLKKVTQHQITLTVTDDGIGFPKDLDFRATDSLWLQLVCTLTEQLEGTLKLNRTKGTSFEITFSELDYDERL from the coding sequence ATGTCTAAAACTAAAACTTTTATAACTACTGGTAGCTTCAACTTTCAATTCGATCTAAAAGATCACAACATTTTGATTGTTGATGATAATCCTACTAATTTAGCAGTAATTGTAAATTATTTAGAAACTTCAGGATTGACAATTTTGGTGTCTCAAGATGGAGAAAGTAGCTTAAAACGGGCTAAATATGCCAAACCGAGTATTATTTTGCTTGACGTACTAATGCCTGGTATTGATGGCTATGAAACCTGTCGTCGGCTTAAGTCCGATTCAGAAACCAAAGATATTCCCGTAATTTTTATGACGGCTTTGTCTAGTACGGAAGATAAGGTTAAAGGATTTAAGTTTGGAGCTGTAGATTATGTCACCAAACCCATCCAACCAGAGGAGGTATTTGCCAGAATCAAGCTTCATTTAGAATTACGTTATATGACCAATACTTTAGCCCGACAAAACAAAATTCTTCAAATAGAAATCGAACAGCGAAAAACCGCAGAAAAAAAATTATCTGCAATCAACAATCGCTTACAAGGAGAAATTAAAGAGCGAATCGAAGCTCAGAAAAATCTTAAAATGCTAAACGGCAGATTAGAAACTATTGTCGAGAGCAGAACTATTGACTTAAAACTCATCAATCAAAATTTACAGCATACGATCGCCGAACGAAAAAAAGCAGAAGCTAAAGTAAGAAATTCACTACAAGAAAAAGAACTTTTACTAAAAGAAATTCATCATCGAGTAAAGAATAATTTGCTGGTAGTTTCCAATCTTTTAGATTTTCAAACTGACTACATTGAAGATCCAGAGATTTTAAAAATGTTTGACAATAGCAAACACAAAATTGAATCTATGGCTTTGATTCACGAACAGCTATACAATTCATCCGATCTCAAGCAGCTTAATTTTAATAACTATATTGTCGCTTTAGTTGACAAGTTATCCTATTCTTACGATACCAGCACAAAAGGAATAAAAATTTCCCTCGATATTGACGATATTTATCTCAATATAGAAACGGCTAATCCTTGCGGTCTAATTATTAATGAATTAGTAGCTAATGCTTTAGAACACGCCTTTCCAAATCACCAAAAAGGTAATATATTGCTAACTTTAAAAAAAGTAACCCAACATCAAATTACTTTAACGGTCACAGATGATGGAATTGGTTTTCCCAAAGATTTGGATTTTCGGGCAACCGATTCTCTTTGGTTGCAATTAGTTTGCACCCTCACCGAACAACTAGAAGGCACGCTTAAGTTAAATAGAACCAAAGGAACGAGTTTTGAGATAACATTTTCCGAACTTGATTATGACGAGCGATTATAA
- a CDS encoding DUF4114 domain-containing protein, translating to MEAYEPGSIEFIQEAAIRAQSNSNLGYVLIEDKTEQALFGQTLSWEKDFNQGNYDGVGSFTMNRSDKFALMLTQNNTVADIAQDPNQIWQWGKLPIFSIPEANPGGDLTRKEAKQTGQIVAVDDNGTYAMEDVRIDWQQSDFDYNDVVFKLTGATGTTPAIDVAQNSERRWQNTTAGQKLLQYADGTLYEGVFAVNDSGMVDVDFLYDGGVYEGEIGIFSLSGLANLDVTSVEFRKEAIRRTLTNSEQGYVFLKDSTDTAKFTDAIKAEWQQDLLTGEYKGVQTLAMNPGDLVGLVLNPKGSLDELLDTSWSNNLRPMFSMAAANFNRVQVAAITDSATNTVLGWEDIQLNLGADSDYNDIVIGLDGVNSVSMPDFSDYANDSSNWLKTSIGRDIVNYF from the coding sequence ATGGAAGCTTACGAACCAGGTTCGATTGAATTTATTCAAGAAGCTGCCATACGCGCTCAGAGTAATTCAAACTTGGGTTATGTTCTGATTGAGGATAAAACCGAACAGGCTTTATTTGGTCAAACTTTGTCTTGGGAAAAAGACTTCAATCAGGGAAACTATGACGGAGTCGGTTCTTTCACCATGAACAGAAGTGATAAATTTGCTCTGATGCTGACTCAAAATAACACCGTAGCCGATATTGCCCAAGATCCCAATCAAATTTGGCAGTGGGGTAAACTACCAATTTTTTCGATCCCCGAAGCCAACCCAGGCGGAGATTTAACCAGAAAAGAAGCCAAACAAACGGGACAAATCGTAGCCGTAGACGATAACGGTACTTACGCTATGGAAGATGTCCGCATCGACTGGCAACAGTCAGATTTTGACTACAACGACGTGGTTTTTAAATTGACAGGAGCAACGGGTACTACCCCTGCTATTGATGTCGCCCAAAACTCCGAACGTCGCTGGCAAAACACTACAGCAGGGCAAAAACTGCTGCAATATGCTGATGGAACTTTATATGAAGGCGTGTTTGCCGTTAATGATTCTGGTATGGTTGACGTTGACTTTCTCTACGATGGCGGTGTCTACGAAGGAGAAATCGGTATTTTTAGCCTGTCGGGATTGGCAAATTTAGACGTGACTTCGGTTGAGTTTAGAAAAGAAGCGATTAGAAGAACTTTGACTAACTCAGAACAGGGATATGTATTCTTGAAAGATTCTACCGACACTGCCAAGTTTACCGATGCGATCAAAGCAGAGTGGCAACAGGATTTACTAACAGGTGAATATAAAGGAGTTCAAACTCTGGCAATGAACCCAGGGGATCTCGTCGGTTTGGTATTGAATCCTAAAGGTAGCTTAGACGAATTGCTCGATACTTCCTGGAGTAACAATTTACGTCCGATGTTTTCTATGGCAGCAGCCAATTTTAATCGAGTTCAAGTAGCAGCAATTACTGACTCAGCTACTAATACTGTCCTGGGTTGGGAAGATATCCAGCTAAATTTGGGTGCAGATTCGGACTATAACGACATTGTTATTGGCTTAGATGGCGTAAACTCTGTTAGTATGCCCGATTTTTCTGACTATGCCAACGATAGTTCAAACTGGCTCAAAACCTCTATAGGACGAGACATCGTAAATTATTTTTAA
- a CDS encoding cellulase family glycosylhydrolase → MNTINSQFQIIGTKIYDPTGQEFIIKGANMFAWEGIDNLNNYLNTWGFNTIRVPSYLLGSYDQPHPEDDAYGTSHQIVDAYTSQGSVVIFDAHDRIGGYYEDSEWEILKDYWRDMAQEFKDNSYVWFNLHNEPGNATASPEQWVSYHRELIDLIRAEGANNLIVIDGEAWGQDYHTQTILNHASEIMAGNENILFSIHVYDQWNSNDIAAYFDALHSQNIPFIVGEYGSENVGQSTLAASQQMLQAAQEGEVGRIVWTAKGDDNNDLTTETGGHAEYFDGTNPEILTDLGELVWNDLQRSEDLEQLDGYTENVNNYTFTDGVFEVDSSGQIQFEFLFDGGGFQGELAAFSLEGMETYTPGSLEFIQEAATRALTNSQQGHILLRDRTEGARFSSSLPWESNFNHGEYLGQKDFNLTPGTRLALMLIQDTTVQEIANNPNSIWQDGKLPLFSIPEANFGTAEGQIVAVDDNGTFAFEDARVDWNQSDRDYNDIVFQLQGVDRVVPNMNELVNTQRDWRTTQVGQNILDYAANTDSNSGIFTVDSTGQIQFDFLFDGGWFQGELAVFSLEGMEAYVPGTEAFIQEAATRALTSSDRGHILLRDRIEGGRFSSALPWEKDFNAGDHLGQKGFAMTPGDRFAFMLVQHTTVQEIADNPNSIWQWGKLPLFSIPKANPNGSGEGQIVTVDSYGTFAFEDMRVDLGNADGDYNDVVFQIKGAEGFAASMDEWVNTQRDWRTTAVGQELLTYTASSSFNNNTQLSSTSSQTLQTSNLTNSSVSSIDSTSTTQEDLELSTTTESNTIQGGDENDTFRGSKESDVLFGGSGDDTLIGRGNDDLLFGEEDNDFLAGDAGNDVLFGGSGNDTLEGGKGSDLFVLANDGGVDTVEDFEGGQDIIQLWGNLKFEDLTIIQGTGTNSNDVMISIANNQLLIGIIKNIESSELSAIDFI, encoded by the coding sequence ATGAATACCATTAATTCTCAATTTCAAATAATAGGAACAAAAATATACGATCCTACTGGACAAGAGTTTATTATCAAGGGAGCGAATATGTTCGCTTGGGAAGGAATTGATAATCTCAATAATTATCTCAACACTTGGGGATTTAATACGATTAGAGTCCCTAGTTACTTATTGGGTAGTTATGACCAACCCCATCCCGAAGACGATGCCTATGGAACTAGCCATCAAATTGTCGATGCCTATACCAGTCAAGGGTCGGTAGTTATTTTTGATGCTCACGATCGCATCGGTGGCTATTACGAAGATAGTGAATGGGAAATTCTTAAAGACTACTGGCGCGATATGGCGCAAGAATTTAAGGATAATTCTTATGTTTGGTTTAACTTACATAACGAGCCTGGTAATGCGACAGCGAGTCCCGAACAATGGGTTAGCTATCACCGAGAACTCATCGATCTCATTCGTGCTGAAGGGGCAAATAATTTAATTGTTATCGACGGAGAAGCCTGGGGACAGGACTATCACACTCAGACCATCCTCAACCATGCCAGCGAAATTATGGCGGGTAATGAAAATATTCTCTTTTCTATTCATGTTTACGACCAGTGGAATAGTAACGATATTGCAGCCTATTTTGATGCTCTCCACAGTCAAAATATCCCCTTTATCGTGGGAGAATATGGTTCGGAAAATGTCGGACAAAGCACTTTAGCTGCATCTCAGCAAATGCTACAGGCAGCACAAGAGGGAGAAGTCGGAAGAATCGTCTGGACAGCTAAAGGAGATGACAATAACGACCTCACGACGGAAACTGGAGGACACGCAGAATATTTTGATGGGACAAACCCTGAAATTTTGACCGATTTAGGCGAACTAGTTTGGAACGATCTGCAAAGATCTGAAGATTTAGAACAGTTAGATGGCTACACTGAGAACGTTAATAACTACACTTTTACCGACGGAGTATTTGAAGTAGACTCCTCTGGTCAAATTCAGTTTGAATTTCTGTTTGATGGAGGGGGGTTTCAAGGAGAACTGGCAGCCTTCAGCCTCGAAGGTATGGAAACTTACACTCCTGGTTCTCTGGAGTTTATCCAGGAAGCAGCCACTCGCGCTCTTACTAACTCCCAACAAGGACATATCTTGCTTCGCGATCGCACCGAAGGAGCGCGTTTTAGTAGTTCCCTACCCTGGGAAAGTAATTTTAATCATGGTGAGTATCTCGGTCAAAAAGATTTCAATTTGACTCCAGGAACTCGTTTGGCGTTGATGCTCATTCAAGATACCACTGTCCAGGAAATTGCTAACAATCCTAATAGTATTTGGCAAGATGGTAAGCTGCCGCTTTTCTCCATTCCAGAAGCAAACTTTGGCACAGCAGAAGGACAGATAGTTGCAGTGGATGATAATGGAACCTTTGCCTTTGAAGATGCCAGAGTCGATTGGAATCAAAGCGATCGAGACTATAACGATATTGTGTTTCAACTTCAAGGAGTCGATCGCGTCGTCCCAAATATGAATGAATTAGTTAATACTCAAAGAGACTGGCGGACAACTCAAGTAGGACAAAATATTCTAGATTATGCCGCTAATACCGATAGTAATTCTGGCATTTTTACAGTCGATTCTACTGGGCAAATTCAGTTTGACTTCCTCTTTGATGGAGGCTGGTTTCAAGGAGAACTGGCAGTATTTAGTCTAGAGGGGATGGAGGCTTATGTTCCTGGTACGGAAGCCTTTATTCAAGAAGCAGCCACTCGCGCTCTTACTAGCTCCGATCGAGGACATATTCTATTGCGCGATCGCATTGAGGGAGGGCGTTTTAGTAGTGCGCTCCCTTGGGAAAAAGACTTTAATGCTGGAGATCATCTCGGACAAAAAGGATTTGCAATGACTCCAGGCGATCGCTTTGCCTTTATGCTCGTTCAGCATACTACTGTCCAAGAAATTGCTGACAACCCCAATAGTATTTGGCAATGGGGTAAACTGCCTCTCTTCTCTATTCCTAAAGCTAATCCCAATGGTAGTGGAGAAGGACAAATAGTGACTGTCGATAGCTATGGCACGTTTGCTTTTGAAGATATGCGCGTCGATCTGGGAAATGCAGATGGTGACTACAATGACGTTGTCTTTCAAATCAAAGGAGCAGAGGGGTTTGCTGCCTCGATGGATGAATGGGTTAATACACAAAGAGACTGGCGCACAACAGCCGTCGGGCAAGAATTATTAACCTATACTGCCAGTAGTTCTTTCAATAACAATACTCAACTTTCTTCTACTTCTAGTCAGACTCTACAAACCAGCAATCTAACTAACTCTTCAGTAAGTTCTATTGATTCGACCTCAACTACTCAAGAAGATCTGGAGTTATCAACTACAACAGAGAGTAATACTATTCAAGGCGGAGATGAAAACGATACTTTCAGAGGAAGCAAAGAAAGCGACGTTTTATTCGGTGGATCGGGAGATGATACCTTAATTGGCAGAGGCAACGACGATTTGCTCTTTGGTGAAGAAGATAACGACTTTCTCGCTGGCGATGCTGGAAATGACGTTTTGTTCGGTGGTTCGGGTAACGACACTTTAGAAGGTGGTAAAGGTAGCGATCTTTTTGTTTTAGCTAACGATGGAGGAGTCGATACAGTTGAAGACTTTGAAGGTGGTCAGGATATTATTCAATTGTGGGGCAACTTAAAGTTTGAAGATTTAACCATCATTCAAGGAACTGGAACCAATAGTAATGATGTCATGATTAGTATTGCTAACAACCAGTTATTAATAGGCATCATCAAGAATATAGAAAGCTCTGAACTATCAGCTATAGACTTTATTTAG